Proteins encoded within one genomic window of Legionella sp. PC997:
- a CDS encoding tRNA-(ms[2]io[6]A)-hydroxylase, which produces MLKRLDTDLQLLNDFLQVKTPQIWLDYAADHIPLLLIDHAHCERKAAATAINFMSKYPEKKELVEIMSPLAREELLHFEKVINIMANKGIQFCPLQPSGYATQMHKQVSSRNVLQRLCDQLIIGAIIEARSCERFHAMIPFLEDQDLVKFYGTLIKSEARHFEDYLRLAKLYGGDIEQRLKFFLSIENDFILASDTVFRFHSGIPQI; this is translated from the coding sequence ATGTTAAAACGATTAGATACTGATTTACAATTGTTAAATGACTTTCTTCAAGTAAAAACTCCGCAAATATGGTTAGATTATGCTGCAGACCATATACCTTTGTTATTAATTGACCATGCTCATTGTGAACGGAAGGCAGCTGCCACTGCAATTAATTTTATGAGCAAATACCCAGAGAAAAAAGAACTGGTGGAAATAATGTCTCCATTGGCTCGTGAAGAACTACTCCATTTTGAGAAGGTCATTAATATAATGGCGAACAAAGGGATTCAATTTTGCCCCCTACAACCATCAGGGTATGCAACTCAGATGCATAAGCAGGTTTCGAGCAGAAATGTCCTTCAACGTTTATGTGATCAGTTGATTATTGGTGCCATTATCGAAGCCCGTTCTTGTGAACGTTTCCACGCCATGATCCCCTTTCTCGAAGATCAGGATTTGGTGAAGTTTTATGGTACTTTAATTAAATCAGAAGCGCGTCATTTTGAGGATTATCTTCGACTGGCGAAATTATATGGTGGAGATATAGAGCAACGTTTGAAGTTTTTTTTATCTATAGAAAATGATTTTATTTTGGCTTCTGATACGGTATTTCGCTTTCATAGCGGAATACCGCAAATTTGA
- the ndk gene encoding nucleoside-diphosphate kinase, with protein sequence MTKETTLSIIKPDAVAKSVIGQIYTRFENAGLNIVAAKMMQLSREQAESFYDIHRARPFFKDLVEFMISGPVMVQALHGENAVMKNRDIMGATNPKEAAPGTIRADFADSIDANAVHGSDSLENAAREIAFFFEPHEICVR encoded by the coding sequence ATGACAAAAGAAACAACATTGTCAATTATTAAACCTGATGCAGTGGCTAAATCTGTTATTGGACAAATCTATACCCGTTTTGAAAACGCTGGTCTAAACATAGTTGCTGCAAAAATGATGCAACTTTCTCGTGAGCAGGCAGAAAGTTTTTATGATATTCATCGTGCGCGTCCTTTCTTTAAGGATTTAGTTGAATTCATGATTTCTGGTCCGGTAATGGTTCAGGCACTACACGGCGAAAATGCAGTAATGAAAAACCGAGACATCATGGGTGCAACAAACCCCAAGGAAGCTGCTCCGGGTACTATACGTGCTGATTTCGCTGACAGTATCGATGCCAATGCCGTTCATGGTTCCGATAGTCTTGAAAATGCTGCGCGTGAAATTGCGTTCTTTTTTGAACCGCATGAAATTTGTGTACGATAA
- the rlmN gene encoding 23S rRNA (adenine(2503)-C(2))-methyltransferase RlmN, with amino-acid sequence MTVQKVNLLDYNYQQMRELLNSWGEQPYRAQQLIQWIHQAGFTDFTKMTNLSKTLREKLAQRSYIKLPEIVACQKSNDGTHKWLLKLDCGNCIETVFIPESNRGTLCVSSQVGCALNCSFCSTAKQGFNRNLSTGEIIGQVWLAARELSQQHGTHDKRVTNVVMMGMGEPLLNFDNVVSAMDLMMDDFAYGLSKRRVTLSTSGVLPDLERLREVSPVALAVSLHAPTDELRNVLVPINKKYPLAQLMALCKNYFKNEPRRKVTFEYVMLKGVNDQPEHANQLIKLLRNIPSKVNLIPFNPFPMTQYERSPQEAIDAFRDKLIAHGINTITRKTRGDDIDAACGQLAGEVKDRTSRSQRWQKLHFISKKDQEQSTAEQEE; translated from the coding sequence ATGACTGTACAGAAAGTAAATCTGCTGGATTACAACTACCAACAAATGCGTGAATTACTCAATAGCTGGGGCGAGCAACCTTATAGAGCGCAACAGTTAATCCAGTGGATTCACCAGGCAGGTTTTACTGATTTCACAAAAATGACCAATCTTAGTAAAACGTTGAGAGAAAAATTGGCACAACGTTCTTACATTAAATTACCAGAAATAGTCGCCTGCCAAAAATCCAATGATGGTACTCATAAATGGCTTTTAAAGCTGGACTGCGGTAATTGCATCGAGACTGTATTCATCCCCGAAAGCAATCGAGGCACCTTATGTGTTTCCTCCCAAGTAGGATGCGCTTTAAATTGTTCTTTTTGTTCTACTGCAAAACAGGGTTTTAATCGTAATTTATCCACTGGAGAAATTATTGGGCAAGTATGGTTGGCTGCACGTGAGTTATCACAACAACATGGAACACACGATAAAAGGGTTACTAATGTGGTGATGATGGGCATGGGAGAACCCTTACTTAATTTTGATAATGTCGTGTCCGCAATGGATCTTATGATGGATGATTTTGCTTATGGATTATCAAAACGTCGTGTTACTTTGAGTACCTCGGGTGTTCTTCCCGATCTGGAACGTTTAAGAGAAGTGAGCCCAGTGGCCTTAGCTGTTTCCTTACATGCACCTACTGATGAACTGCGAAATGTCCTTGTTCCTATAAATAAGAAATATCCTTTAGCACAGCTGATGGCTTTGTGTAAAAACTACTTTAAAAATGAACCTCGAAGGAAGGTAACTTTTGAGTATGTCATGCTCAAGGGGGTAAATGATCAACCTGAACATGCGAATCAGTTGATCAAGTTACTGCGAAATATTCCATCAAAAGTCAATTTAATTCCCTTTAATCCTTTTCCGATGACACAATATGAGCGTTCGCCTCAAGAAGCAATTGATGCATTTAGAGATAAATTAATAGCCCATGGTATTAATACGATTACCCGTAAAACACGAGGAGATGATATTGATGCAGCATGTGGCCAATTAGCTGGTGAAGTCAAGGATAGAACAAGTCGCTCTCAAAGATGGCAGAAATTGCACTTTATATCCAAAAAAGATCAAGAGCAATCCACTGCAGAACAAGAAGAGTAG
- the pilW gene encoding type IV pilus biogenesis/stability protein PilW: MTVLFLQACVHDEENEKQNFKKPDLSKAASYNAQLGLEYLKQGDRPRAKKKMLTALEQEPTSADVNSAMAYYFEQTKELDQAEKYYLKAISFSGNGGAQLNNYGAFLCRQGNYTKAENYFLKAANDLKYVHTSGAYENAGLCALSVPNEDKAKLYFAKALNQDPSRKASFYELLKLEIKSGKDSDAFALLQKHPDLILNDKVLLSLAKEISEKVGQYTLAAEYQQSINNLNSNIDNSGVNNEYNNHTG, from the coding sequence ATGACCGTGCTGTTTTTACAGGCATGTGTGCATGATGAAGAAAATGAAAAACAAAATTTTAAAAAGCCTGATCTCAGTAAAGCTGCATCCTATAATGCACAGCTAGGCCTCGAGTATTTAAAACAAGGGGATAGGCCTAGAGCGAAAAAAAAGATGCTTACTGCATTAGAGCAAGAACCAACTTCAGCCGATGTTAACTCTGCAATGGCTTATTATTTTGAGCAAACTAAAGAACTAGACCAGGCCGAAAAATACTATTTGAAAGCCATCTCATTTTCGGGAAATGGAGGCGCTCAGCTAAATAACTATGGAGCCTTTTTATGTCGACAAGGCAATTATACAAAAGCTGAAAATTACTTTTTAAAAGCTGCTAATGATTTAAAATATGTGCATACTTCTGGAGCTTATGAAAATGCAGGACTTTGTGCTCTTTCAGTTCCTAATGAAGACAAGGCCAAACTGTATTTTGCAAAAGCATTAAATCAAGACCCTTCAAGGAAAGCATCTTTTTATGAATTACTGAAACTTGAAATTAAAAGCGGAAAAGACTCAGATGCATTTGCGCTATTACAAAAGCACCCTGATTTGATTTTAAATGACAAAGTACTATTATCTTTGGCCAAGGAGATTTCTGAGAAAGTTGGGCAATATACTCTCGCAGCAGAATATCAGCAAAGTATAAATAATTTGAATTCCAATATCGACAATAGTGGAGTAAATAATGAATACAACAACCACACTGGATGA
- a CDS encoding helix-turn-helix domain-containing protein has product MNTTTTLDESIVEHKNPGEQLASIREQKGYTIEYVANKLHLRARIIELIETNEFHLLPEPVFVKGYLRAYAKLLGTSPEPYLAIFNEQFVVEKKSDRALLWQQSKRESHKAEHIIRWFTILFALGVMVAVGIWWQKNRDTQQVFPAQSTPVDLSLNQTPATETHELKLTDISKMQSLLNPKPEMSPMEKIGG; this is encoded by the coding sequence ATGAATACAACAACCACACTGGATGAAAGTATAGTTGAGCATAAAAATCCAGGCGAACAACTTGCAAGTATCCGGGAACAAAAAGGATATACGATTGAGTATGTTGCCAATAAATTGCATTTAAGAGCTCGTATTATTGAGTTAATTGAAACTAATGAATTTCATTTGTTGCCAGAACCCGTTTTTGTTAAAGGGTATTTGCGTGCCTATGCTAAATTATTAGGTACTTCTCCGGAACCTTATCTGGCGATATTTAATGAGCAGTTTGTCGTTGAGAAAAAATCTGATCGCGCTCTGTTATGGCAACAAAGTAAACGTGAGTCTCATAAAGCAGAACATATTATTCGTTGGTTCACCATTTTGTTTGCTTTAGGTGTGATGGTTGCGGTAGGAATTTGGTGGCAAAAAAATAGAGATACTCAACAGGTATTTCCTGCCCAAAGTACTCCTGTTGATTTATCTCTAAACCAAACACCAGCAACAGAGACCCACGAATTAAAACTGACTGACATATCAAAAATGCAATCTCTATTAAATCCTAAACCGGAAATGTCTCCTATGGAGAAAATAGGTGGCTGA
- the hisS gene encoding histidine--tRNA ligase, giving the protein MNDILPETTAFWRSIEQIFVKVLSSYGYQEIRFPLIESTQLFKRTIGEVTDIVEKEMYTFNDLNGDSITLRPEGTAGCVRACLQNGLLHNQQQKLWYMGPMFRHERPQKGRYRQFNQLGVEAFGMPGAMVELELISICRKFWEQLGFADSVQLQINTLGELTERQRYRKVLVEYLTDHEQQLDEDSKRRLTRNPLRILDSKNPEMQELLSNAPKLIDVLDEQSREHFQSFCDGLDQLKVPYTVNPVLVRGLDYYGHTVFEWVTDKLGSQATVCAGGRYDILVEQLGGNPTPAVGFALGIERIYLLMETLSVLKQDNKKNALYIIATNEDAVVKALVISESIRTKYPEIEVSVNTAGGSFKSQFKKADKSGARLALILGEDELATKQISIKDLRNETEQITVDQNMLNQVLKDYLE; this is encoded by the coding sequence ATGAATGATATTTTGCCTGAAACAACGGCATTTTGGCGTTCCATCGAACAAATTTTTGTAAAAGTATTATCCAGTTATGGCTATCAGGAAATACGCTTTCCACTTATTGAAAGCACTCAGTTATTTAAACGCACTATAGGTGAGGTCACCGATATAGTCGAAAAGGAAATGTATACTTTTAATGATTTAAATGGGGATAGCATTACTTTGAGACCCGAGGGGACTGCGGGTTGTGTACGTGCTTGTCTGCAAAATGGGCTCCTACATAATCAACAGCAAAAATTATGGTATATGGGTCCCATGTTCCGACATGAACGGCCACAGAAAGGACGATATAGGCAGTTCAATCAATTAGGTGTAGAGGCATTTGGTATGCCTGGTGCCATGGTTGAATTGGAATTAATTTCCATATGTCGTAAATTCTGGGAACAGTTAGGCTTTGCAGATTCTGTACAGTTGCAAATAAATACCTTAGGTGAGTTAACAGAGCGTCAGCGCTATAGAAAAGTGCTTGTTGAGTATTTGACAGATCATGAACAACAGTTAGATGAGGACAGTAAACGCAGGTTAACTCGCAATCCACTGCGTATTTTAGATAGTAAAAACCCTGAAATGCAGGAGTTATTATCTAATGCACCTAAACTAATTGATGTTCTGGATGAACAAAGTCGAGAACATTTTCAGTCTTTTTGTGATGGTTTAGACCAATTAAAGGTACCCTATACAGTAAACCCGGTTTTGGTCAGAGGTCTTGATTATTATGGGCATACAGTATTTGAGTGGGTAACCGATAAATTAGGAAGTCAAGCCACAGTTTGTGCTGGAGGTCGATACGATATACTGGTAGAGCAATTAGGTGGTAATCCAACACCAGCAGTAGGTTTTGCATTAGGTATTGAAAGAATATATCTTCTTATGGAAACTCTGAGTGTTCTCAAGCAGGATAATAAAAAGAATGCATTGTATATTATTGCTACCAATGAAGATGCTGTGGTAAAAGCTCTGGTAATTTCTGAATCAATACGTACTAAATATCCAGAAATTGAAGTATCAGTAAATACGGCGGGTGGTAGTTTTAAAAGTCAATTCAAAAAAGCAGATAAAAGCGGGGCTCGATTAGCTTTAATTTTAGGTGAAGATGAGTTAGCAACCAAGCAAATTAGTATTAAAGATTTGCGAAATGAGACTGAGCAAATTACAGTAGATCAAAATATGCTTAATCAGGTTTTAAAAGATTATTTAGAGTGA
- a CDS encoding tetratricopeptide repeat protein, with the protein MSVYMTEEEQLESIKKWWKQYGNLVTIVLSLVLFGIAGYRYLHWHQEKLTQQASVAYEQMMVALSNQNIKAVRAYANELIHEHGRTVYADAAHMTLAKIYVSKNKLDKATEELQAVAANSKMSTLKQIAKIRIARIFAAEKSYTNALKELSNVEDNTYLPVINELKGDIYGATGQYKEAMNSYKQALDEVKSNGMGNLFLEMKTNAIASKSHSVISGDKKIESA; encoded by the coding sequence ATGTCAGTGTATATGACTGAAGAGGAACAATTAGAATCGATAAAAAAATGGTGGAAACAATACGGTAATCTTGTCACTATAGTATTATCACTTGTGCTCTTTGGTATTGCAGGATATCGATATTTGCATTGGCATCAAGAAAAACTTACTCAACAGGCTTCAGTTGCCTATGAGCAAATGATGGTCGCTCTCTCTAATCAAAATATTAAAGCAGTAAGAGCCTATGCTAATGAGTTAATTCACGAGCACGGTCGTACCGTTTATGCCGATGCTGCACATATGACACTTGCAAAAATTTATGTATCAAAAAATAAATTGGATAAAGCTACTGAAGAATTACAGGCCGTTGCTGCAAACAGTAAAATGTCAACTCTGAAGCAAATAGCTAAAATTCGTATTGCACGTATCTTCGCAGCAGAAAAATCGTACACAAATGCTCTTAAGGAATTGAGCAATGTTGAAGATAATACTTATTTACCGGTCATTAATGAATTAAAAGGTGATATTTATGGAGCCACCGGCCAATATAAAGAGGCCATGAACTCTTATAAGCAAGCCTTGGATGAAGTAAAAAGTAATGGAATGGGGAATTTATTTTTAGAAATGAAAACTAATGCGATAGCGAGCAAATCTCATTCAGTTATTTCTGGAGATAAAAAAATAGAGTCTGCATAA
- the bamB gene encoding outer membrane protein assembly factor BamB has product MKMKLFILILCTIIQGCSKLDDYMLGKDNTPKPKELKQIKDKVKVDQNWTVAAGKSSKNKEYLRLKPVVKNGIIYTADASGLVQAISKNNGNMKWSTALKHGLVSGPAVASGYVAVGTNNSSLVVLNENNGNKLWQTKVTGEILSPPAVLGGKVIVKTIDGRVYAFNAADGKQIWMAEHGSPSLILKASSSPVAMGNLVLIGFSDGKLDALDLKTGRVMWQRSIAYASGPSDVERLVDIDADPIVENNVVYLASYQGYIGALSLSDGQFIWRKPGSVYKNMILSGNTLFITDSHDVVWSIDKRSGQVNWKQTGLKARVLTEPALIKNDLVVGDKTGYLHFIDTQTGEIIARSKVSSGVSISPSVIGEKLYVLTDNGMLNQLSVS; this is encoded by the coding sequence ATGAAAATGAAATTATTTATTTTAATTCTTTGTACCATAATTCAAGGGTGTTCAAAACTTGATGATTACATGTTAGGGAAAGACAACACGCCCAAACCTAAAGAACTTAAGCAAATTAAAGACAAAGTTAAAGTAGACCAAAACTGGACAGTAGCTGCTGGCAAGTCATCAAAAAATAAAGAATATTTAAGACTTAAGCCAGTAGTTAAAAATGGGATTATTTATACCGCTGATGCGAGTGGATTAGTTCAAGCTATTAGCAAGAATAATGGTAATATGAAATGGTCTACTGCGCTTAAGCATGGTTTGGTTAGTGGACCAGCAGTAGCCAGTGGATATGTTGCAGTAGGTACTAATAATTCTTCATTAGTAGTATTAAATGAGAATAATGGTAACAAATTATGGCAAACAAAGGTTACGGGTGAAATTCTATCACCACCAGCTGTTTTAGGCGGAAAGGTAATTGTTAAGACCATCGACGGTAGAGTGTATGCCTTTAATGCAGCTGATGGAAAACAAATATGGATGGCAGAACATGGTTCTCCTAGTTTAATCCTCAAGGCAAGTTCATCGCCTGTTGCTATGGGAAATTTAGTATTGATAGGTTTTTCTGATGGGAAACTTGATGCTTTAGATTTGAAAACAGGGCGTGTCATGTGGCAACGAAGTATTGCTTACGCCTCAGGACCCAGCGATGTAGAGCGATTAGTTGATATTGATGCCGATCCCATTGTGGAAAATAATGTGGTTTATCTTGCCAGTTATCAGGGTTATATTGGTGCATTATCTTTATCTGATGGGCAGTTTATTTGGAGAAAACCCGGTTCTGTATACAAGAATATGATTCTAAGTGGTAACACCTTATTTATCACAGACAGCCATGATGTCGTTTGGTCTATTGATAAACGTAGTGGACAAGTTAATTGGAAACAAACTGGATTAAAGGCAAGAGTACTAACTGAGCCTGCTTTGATCAAAAATGATTTAGTAGTAGGTGACAAAACGGGTTATTTACACTTTATTGATACCCAAACGGGTGAAATTATAGCCCGCTCAAAAGTTTCAAGTGGTGTGAGTATTTCCCCAAGCGTAATCGGAGAAAAATTATATGTATTAACAGACAATGGAATGTTAAATCAATTATCTGTGAGTTAA
- the der gene encoding ribosome biogenesis GTPase Der: protein MIPVIALVGRPNVGKSTLFNRLTKTQDALVADFPGLTRDRQYGQAIYDDKHYIVVDTGGIGVDDIAVDNLMSKQSEIALNEADIVLFLVDGRAGLTGIDEKIANNLRKLNKKVHLVVNKTEGLDDDVVCADFHSLGIADVHSISSSHGSGIGTLLEEVLSPFATHIDESEEDKAIKIAFAGRPNVGKSTLINRILGEERVVVYDMPGTTRDSISIPFVRDDQNYVLIDTAGVRRKSRIDEKIEKFSVIKTLQAIQKSNVCLQVLDAKEGITDQDMNLLGFIIESGKALVIAVNKWDGLDEEHKEHVKSELSRRLHFANFAKIRFISALHGSGVGGLFKDINEAYTSAVQSFSTPRLTRLLQDISTKHTPPCVNGRRIKLRYAHLGGHNPPVIVIHGNQLADLPESYKRYLNNEFIKHLGLIGTPLKLEFKGGTNPFADKKVKLSQRQVNKKRRLMSHIKKKAKSKKK from the coding sequence ATGATCCCTGTGATAGCACTTGTTGGACGTCCTAATGTTGGTAAGTCTACATTATTTAATAGGCTGACTAAGACACAAGATGCCCTAGTTGCTGATTTTCCTGGCTTAACTCGTGACAGACAGTACGGTCAAGCCATTTATGATGATAAACACTATATCGTTGTTGACACCGGTGGTATCGGTGTTGACGATATTGCTGTTGATAATTTAATGTCCAAACAATCAGAAATCGCGCTCAATGAAGCTGATATCGTTCTTTTTTTGGTGGATGGAAGAGCTGGCTTGACTGGAATTGATGAAAAAATTGCCAATAATTTACGTAAATTAAATAAAAAAGTTCATCTTGTTGTAAATAAAACAGAAGGCCTAGATGATGATGTTGTTTGTGCCGATTTCCATTCTTTAGGTATTGCGGATGTTCATTCAATTTCATCTTCCCATGGTAGTGGCATTGGAACCCTACTTGAAGAAGTTTTATCACCATTTGCAACTCATATTGATGAGAGTGAGGAAGATAAGGCAATTAAAATTGCTTTTGCTGGTCGCCCAAATGTTGGCAAATCAACTTTGATAAATCGGATTCTGGGTGAAGAGCGGGTTGTTGTTTATGATATGCCAGGTACAACCAGAGATAGTATTTCCATTCCTTTTGTTAGAGATGACCAAAACTATGTCCTGATTGATACGGCAGGCGTACGGAGAAAATCTCGTATTGATGAAAAAATAGAAAAATTCTCTGTGATTAAGACATTACAGGCCATCCAAAAATCCAATGTGTGTCTGCAAGTTCTGGATGCTAAGGAAGGGATTACTGATCAAGACATGAATTTGCTCGGTTTTATTATTGAATCGGGTAAAGCATTAGTTATTGCGGTGAATAAGTGGGACGGTTTGGATGAAGAGCATAAAGAACATGTGAAAAGCGAATTATCTAGAAGATTGCACTTCGCAAATTTTGCAAAAATTAGATTTATATCGGCTTTACATGGCAGTGGGGTAGGTGGTTTATTTAAGGATATAAATGAAGCGTATACTTCAGCTGTCCAATCTTTTTCTACGCCCCGATTAACTCGTTTGCTTCAAGATATTAGCACGAAGCATACACCCCCCTGTGTCAATGGACGTAGGATAAAATTAAGGTATGCTCATCTTGGTGGCCACAACCCGCCCGTAATAGTAATCCATGGGAATCAATTAGCGGATCTTCCTGAAAGTTATAAACGGTACCTAAATAATGAATTTATTAAGCATTTAGGACTAATCGGCACTCCGTTAAAATTGGAATTTAAAGGTGGAACAAATCCATTTGCAGATAAAAAGGTTAAATTATCACAACGACAAGTAAATAAGAAAAGAAGATTAATGAGTCACATTAAAAAGAAAGCTAAAAGCAAAAAGAAATAG
- a CDS encoding ribose-phosphate diphosphokinase yields MKKPIIFSLFGHNELTTTIQKKCQYELGKMSFHQFPDQETLVKIESVVSKRIVIFVANLVHPNPKILPLLFAAQTARSLDAAQVVLVTPYLTYMRQDKVFESGQGITSAYFAQLVSSYFDGLITIDPHLHRWSDLSEIYKIPTKVLHATNEIASWIAQHVSNPLLIGPDSESAQWVENIAHKSSAPFTILEKIRKSDTQVEISIPGIKQYLDATPILIDDIISTGMTMMETLNHLSSLNTKPAVCVGVHGVFAGNAYQKLLLSHAAKIITCNTIPHNSNNIDLSQNIVDFLLGWDVLNG; encoded by the coding sequence ATGAAAAAACCCATTATTTTTTCATTATTTGGACACAATGAACTTACAACTACGATTCAAAAAAAATGTCAGTATGAACTTGGTAAAATGAGCTTTCATCAATTTCCTGATCAAGAAACTCTGGTGAAAATTGAATCTGTTGTATCGAAGCGTATTGTTATATTTGTTGCCAATTTAGTCCATCCCAACCCGAAAATCCTACCCCTTTTATTCGCTGCACAAACAGCAAGATCCTTAGACGCGGCTCAAGTTGTGTTAGTAACTCCATATCTTACTTATATGCGTCAAGATAAAGTATTTGAATCAGGTCAAGGTATTACATCTGCTTATTTTGCACAATTGGTTTCTTCTTATTTTGATGGCTTAATTACAATCGATCCACATCTTCATCGCTGGTCAGATTTAAGCGAGATTTATAAGATACCTACTAAAGTGCTTCATGCGACAAATGAGATTGCATCTTGGATTGCTCAACATGTATCCAATCCTCTCCTTATTGGGCCCGACTCAGAAAGTGCGCAATGGGTTGAAAACATTGCTCACAAGTCTTCTGCACCATTCACTATTTTAGAAAAAATCAGAAAAAGCGATACACAAGTTGAGATTTCCATTCCGGGAATAAAACAATACTTGGATGCTACTCCAATTCTTATTGATGATATTATATCGACTGGAATGACTATGATGGAAACATTAAATCATTTAAGTTCATTAAATACGAAACCCGCTGTTTGCGTTGGTGTCCATGGCGTTTTCGCAGGAAATGCCTATCAAAAACTTTTACTCTCTCATGCCGCAAAGATTATTACTTGCAATACAATCCCTCACAACTCTAATAATATCGACCTCAGCCAGAATATCGTTGATTTTTTACTTGGGTGGGATGTCTTAAATGGATAA
- a CDS encoding thymidine phosphorylase family protein, producing the protein MSKRHTTLTLKYLGINSHKEPVIYMREDCYICKSEGFTAQARVQVLLNERSIVATLNTVETNLLRHNEAGLSNYAWELLAAKEGDEITVAHPQQLDSLSYIRSKIYGNELTAEQTTHIIRDIVSGQLSDINIAMYLAASGGDRLSKKEVIDLTRAMISSGKQLSWDLPFIVDKHSVGGLPGNRTTPIVVAIVAAFGLVIPKTSSRAITSPAGTADTMEVFTNVDLNIAEMKKVVEQENGCLVWGGSMALSPADDLLIRIERTANIDSEGQMVASILSKKIAAGSNHLVIDMPIGTTAKVRSIERANSLKKLLKLVADEFNISIKVIFSDGSQPIGRGIGPVLEAFDVLAVLNCDKHAPQDLREHALTLASHIIEFSPQVLPGQGLSIATHILDNRKALAKFEAICKAQGGLREIKKAPIVHTVESKLSGTIINIDNRHISQLAKLAGAPRSKAAGVELLTPLNSIVKKSQPLFRIHAENRGELNYALDFLKQGHEVFQIEASI; encoded by the coding sequence ATGAGTAAAAGACACACAACCTTGACGCTAAAATATTTGGGCATTAATTCCCATAAAGAACCTGTTATTTATATGCGTGAAGATTGTTATATTTGTAAATCTGAAGGATTTACTGCTCAAGCTCGTGTTCAGGTACTACTTAATGAGCGCTCTATTGTGGCTACATTAAATACCGTCGAGACCAATTTATTAAGACACAATGAGGCAGGGCTTTCTAATTATGCTTGGGAGCTGCTCGCAGCAAAAGAAGGCGATGAAATTACAGTAGCTCACCCACAACAATTGGACTCCCTCAGTTACATCCGATCAAAAATTTATGGAAATGAGCTCACCGCAGAACAAACAACCCATATCATAAGAGATATTGTATCCGGGCAACTCTCTGATATTAATATTGCAATGTATCTCGCTGCTAGTGGTGGAGATAGACTGTCTAAAAAAGAAGTTATTGATTTAACCCGTGCGATGATTAGTTCTGGCAAACAATTATCATGGGATCTCCCTTTTATTGTTGATAAGCATTCGGTAGGAGGCTTACCAGGAAATCGAACAACCCCTATTGTCGTTGCAATTGTTGCTGCGTTCGGTTTAGTTATCCCTAAAACATCTTCTCGTGCCATAACATCACCCGCAGGAACAGCAGATACGATGGAAGTATTTACTAATGTTGATCTGAACATTGCTGAAATGAAAAAAGTTGTTGAACAAGAAAATGGTTGCCTCGTTTGGGGGGGCTCTATGGCTTTAAGTCCAGCCGATGACTTACTTATCCGAATTGAGAGAACTGCAAATATCGATAGTGAAGGACAAATGGTCGCTTCAATTTTATCAAAAAAAATTGCTGCAGGTTCAAATCATCTTGTCATTGATATGCCTATAGGAACTACAGCCAAAGTTCGTTCCATTGAACGAGCCAATTCATTAAAAAAACTATTAAAATTGGTTGCAGACGAGTTTAATATCAGTATAAAAGTAATATTTAGTGATGGCTCACAACCAATCGGCCGGGGAATTGGGCCTGTACTTGAGGCATTTGATGTATTAGCCGTTTTAAATTGCGATAAACATGCGCCCCAAGATTTACGTGAGCATGCTTTAACATTAGCGTCTCATATCATAGAATTTTCCCCTCAAGTACTACCAGGCCAAGGATTGAGCATTGCTACTCATATTCTTGATAATAGAAAAGCATTAGCTAAATTCGAAGCAATTTGCAAAGCCCAAGGCGGCTTACGTGAGATTAAAAAAGCACCCATTGTGCATACTGTAGAGTCAAAACTATCAGGGACTATTATTAATATTGATAACCGGCATATTTCCCAATTGGCTAAGTTGGCAGGAGCACCACGCTCAAAAGCGGCGGGAGTGGAATTATTAACGCCACTCAACTCCATAGTCAAAAAATCTCAACCTCTTTTTAGAATTCATGCAGAAAACCGAGGGGAGCTCAATTATGCCCTTGATTTTCTGAAACAGGGTCATGAGGTCTTTCAAATTGAGGCGAGTATATGA